A portion of the Ruminococcus albus AD2013 genome contains these proteins:
- a CDS encoding NYN domain-containing protein, with protein sequence MVYGLKNLTSLEWYDNSEIEQLNKWGIQIIKANYRSEKYILDFTKLINDNIDNCKSLFYDWINWDYIKKLFVVPRYNKPNVMRDEFTKYMANIEYYPFQKYIYWEPKDCGGILYSDRKFLKFLYEMNGDVFTDQTKYRDADDDTRNNIYNFIDDSEKTTIAVDCENSDPFKLYSVLKGLEPDELAKIEKITLYDDPHTTTGWDWLSKFIKIPVEHIEIDRITDRKSLVDIRMTACIVKDFYNNNITSFILVSSDSDFYGLIESLPEANFLVMYEYDKCGFAIKDALTQHGIYYCAIDDFCSAATEDLKRSVLFSELETHFPTLLGEEPMELTKKIYEETRITATKKEMENFCTRYVKTLKLKIVDGKFEIEIQK encoded by the coding sequence ATGGTGTATGGCTTAAAAAACCTGACGTCTCTTGAATGGTATGATAACAGCGAGATCGAACAATTAAATAAATGGGGAATACAGATCATAAAGGCAAATTATCGTTCTGAAAAATATATTCTGGATTTCACTAAACTTATCAATGATAATATAGATAATTGTAAAAGTCTTTTCTATGACTGGATCAACTGGGACTATATCAAAAAATTATTTGTAGTACCAAGATATAATAAGCCGAACGTAATGCGGGATGAATTCACGAAATATATGGCTAATATTGAATATTATCCTTTCCAGAAATATATCTACTGGGAGCCTAAGGATTGCGGAGGCATACTTTATTCGGACAGAAAATTTCTGAAATTTCTATATGAAATGAATGGGGATGTTTTTACCGATCAGACAAAATACAGGGACGCTGATGATGATACCAGAAATAACATTTATAATTTCATTGATGATTCTGAAAAGACCACTATTGCTGTAGACTGTGAAAATTCCGATCCTTTTAAGCTATACAGCGTATTAAAAGGACTTGAACCTGATGAATTGGCAAAAATAGAAAAAATAACTCTTTATGACGATCCGCATACAACAACGGGCTGGGACTGGCTTTCTAAATTTATCAAGATCCCTGTCGAGCATATAGAAATAGATAGAATAACAGACAGAAAGAGTCTTGTAGATATAAGAATGACTGCCTGTATAGTAAAGGATTTCTACAACAACAATATAACCTCTTTTATTTTAGTATCAAGCGATTCGGATTTCTACGGTCTTATTGAAAGTCTTCCCGAAGCGAATTTTCTTGTAATGTATGAGTATGACAAGTGTGGCTTTGCTATAAAAGATGCTCTTACTCAGCACGGGATCTATTATTGTGCGATAGACGATTTTTGTTCTGCAGCAACGGAAGATTTAAAGCGTTCTGTTTTGTTTTCTGAATTGGAAACCCACTTTCCTACCCTGCTGGGCGAAGAACCAATGGAACTAACGAAGAAGATCTATGAAGAAACAAGAATTACTGCTACGAAAAAAGAAATGGAAAACTTCTGTACAAGATACGTGAAGACATTAAAGCTGAAGATCGTTGATGGAAAATTCGAAATTGAAATACAAAAATAA
- a CDS encoding transposase, with protein sequence MLKKIYYNKYIWKPSYFVATVSDRSLKQVTDYINSQKKQVEGGSLQYADIYDLQR encoded by the coding sequence ATTCTTAAAAAAATCTACTATAATAAATATATATGGAAACCATCGTATTTTGTAGCAACTGTAAGCGACAGAAGTCTTAAACAGGTAACAGATTACATTAATTCTCAAAAAAAACAAGTAGAAGGAGGGAGTCTGCAGTATGCAGATATATACGACTTACAGCGTTAA